In Apostichopus japonicus isolate 1M-3 chromosome 5, ASM3797524v1, whole genome shotgun sequence, a single window of DNA contains:
- the LOC139967747 gene encoding DNA replication complex GINS protein SLD5-like: MSTPDESYEEQDEDSEEEEVEMTAAEALAKLEEAWLNEKFAPDLLESKSDLVDCMLEQINQMEENLRKCKKGDMRILIHRMEIDRIRFIISSYLRRRLEKIEMFHQEILHRDSLRKEDDPLLLSEEELRFAKDYADGVQSHFKSLVLTHLPQNFQKLDREKTAPKPDVDSYVFLKANRDQDQVLIEPELDDDPSAEVVDLVKDSQYIMRFRPLAPLVADGTVSLI, translated from the exons atGTCGACTCCTGATGAAAGCTATGAAGAACAAGATGAAGAcagtgaagaagaagaagtggAAATGACGGCAGCTGAAGCTCTTGCTAAGTTAGAAGAG GCTTGGCTGAACGAAAAATTTGCTCCTGATCTACTGGAATCCAAATCAGATTTGGTCGACTGCATGCTGGAACAAATAAATCAGATGGAAGAAAATTTAAGGAAATGTAAGAAGGGAGATATGAGGATTCTGATACACAGGATGGAG ATTGACAGGATACGATTCATCATCAGCAGTTATTTGAGGCGGAGATTAGAAAAG ATTGAAATGTTTCACCAAGAAATTTTACATCGAGATTCCTTGAGAAAAGAAGACGACCCTCTACTTTTATCGGAAGAAGAATTAAGATTCGCAAAAGA CTATGCTGATGGTGTCCAGAGTCATTTTAAGTCACTTGTTTTGACCCACTTACCGCAAAATTTTCAGAAGTTAGACAGAGAGAAAACAG ccCCTAAACCTGATGTAGACAGTTACGTCTTTCTTAAAGCCAACAGGGATCAGGACCAGGTATTGATCGAACCAGAGCTGGACGATGATCCTAG TGCAGAGGTAGTGGATCTAGTCAAAGACTCCCAGTACATTATGAGGTTCCGACCTTTGGCCCCCCTCGTTGCAGATGGGACTGTTTCATTGATATGA